A portion of the Sulfuricurvum kujiense DSM 16994 genome contains these proteins:
- the fliS gene encoding flagellar export chaperone FliS has product MYSNLAYNTYAQNNIGVESPEKLIQMMYEGILRFNMQAKRSIIDHDIEKKTYWINRSNAVISELINILDYNQGDISHYLSGLYTYQLRLLVEANIYNDSTKIDEVSQVFKGLLDAWKESTDVANQL; this is encoded by the coding sequence ATGTACTCGAATTTAGCTTATAACACTTATGCCCAAAATAATATCGGTGTGGAATCACCGGAAAAATTGATTCAAATGATGTATGAGGGGATTTTACGCTTTAATATGCAGGCAAAACGTTCTATCATTGATCATGATATTGAAAAAAAAACGTACTGGATCAATCGTTCCAACGCCGTTATCAGTGAACTTATCAATATTTTAGACTATAATCAAGGGGATATATCCCATTATCTTTCAGGACTGTACACTTACCAGCTACGTCTGCTTGTAGAGGCAAATATCTACAATGACTCAACCAAAATCGATGAAGTAAGCCAAGTATTCAAAGGCTTATTAGATGCATGGAAAGAGAGTACCGATGTGGCTAACCAGCTTTAA
- a CDS encoding ATP-binding protein: protein MENSLFSKPRDLFLDVVNPKDYVQIDSVSHMYQSLKNSVQKPLKMILLFGKPGTGKSMLLHKLHHDLSKHQKVLMFDIPIVDEDDFLRVLAQRIFGHSPREVMTLTRFLEIAEAVSYSDVPIVLLDEAQLYSASLMEKIRLISDARAIKFVITLHKTDKEDVIAKEHFQTRIWESIELQNATSEELKVYIQKKLLKANCFDVANMFNDKNMNLITSLTKGNYRETNKLLFALFSLYCWYEENHPTLVKYNTLKPKWIEMAAIHTGLIRA from the coding sequence ATGGAGAATTCGCTTTTCTCAAAACCGAGGGATCTGTTTTTAGACGTGGTCAACCCTAAAGACTACGTCCAAATCGATAGTGTTTCTCATATGTACCAATCGCTTAAGAATTCGGTGCAGAAACCGCTAAAAATGATCCTTTTGTTCGGCAAACCCGGGACCGGTAAAAGTATGCTCCTGCACAAACTTCACCACGATCTCTCCAAACATCAAAAAGTGTTGATGTTTGACATTCCGATTGTCGATGAAGACGATTTTCTCCGGGTCTTGGCACAAAGAATTTTCGGACACTCACCGCGCGAAGTGATGACCTTAACCCGCTTTTTAGAAATTGCCGAAGCGGTATCGTACTCGGATGTTCCCATCGTCCTCCTGGATGAAGCACAGCTTTACAGTGCCTCATTGATGGAAAAGATCCGTCTTATTTCCGATGCGCGGGCTATCAAATTTGTCATAACCCTTCACAAAACCGACAAAGAGGATGTCATAGCCAAAGAACATTTCCAAACGCGTATTTGGGAAAGTATCGAACTCCAAAACGCAACCTCCGAAGAGCTGAAAGTATACATACAGAAAAAGCTGCTAAAAGCAAACTGTTTTGACGTTGCCAATATGTTCAACGACAAAAACATGAATTTAATCACGTCTCTGACCAAAGGAAACTACAGAGAGACCAATAAATTATTATTTGCCCTCTTTAGCCTCTACTGCTGGTATGAAGAGAACCATCCTACCCTTGTCAAATACAATACGCTCAAACCGAAATGGATCGAAATGGCAGCAATTCATACAGGACTTATCCGTGCTTGA
- a CDS encoding L,D-transpeptidase family protein codes for MVKIFLISLLSLTTLLGSDVLMLYKSGGKKLLDRQMNTPTYWAGSLFNKDLRFGYFERAFSLLACSKEKGVLELYTPDAQKRFYLKKRYSAFTGKNAGDKSVAGDLKTPIGIYTLVEKKKRVDPFYGPMAFVTSYPNLYDRVRGKNGTGIWVHGVPLSGTRDPFTKGCIAINNNDLIQLDQTINPSNTLLIIDSSLKQGIQPTAYSAILAGLYQWKYAWTYNDIETYLSTYDPSFKRSDGMGFSQFKAYKERIFNKEETKTIAMDHLNIIPYPGDKRNLFWVTFNQLYISDSHKSEGEKSLLVRLNANQTISILTEE; via the coding sequence ATGGTAAAAATTTTCCTTATTTCTTTACTGTCATTGACAACCCTTTTAGGATCAGATGTTCTTATGCTGTACAAAAGCGGCGGAAAAAAATTGCTGGATCGGCAAATGAACACTCCTACCTATTGGGCAGGGTCTCTTTTTAACAAAGATCTCCGTTTCGGTTATTTTGAACGGGCATTTTCGCTATTGGCGTGCAGCAAAGAAAAAGGGGTATTGGAACTTTATACACCCGATGCTCAAAAACGGTTTTATCTCAAAAAGCGCTACAGTGCTTTCACCGGAAAAAATGCCGGAGATAAAAGCGTTGCCGGAGATCTTAAAACTCCTATCGGTATTTATACCCTCGTCGAGAAAAAAAAACGGGTAGATCCATTTTACGGGCCGATGGCATTTGTCACCTCTTATCCCAACTTGTATGATCGTGTCCGCGGTAAAAACGGAACAGGCATATGGGTTCACGGTGTCCCTTTAAGCGGCACACGTGACCCTTTTACCAAGGGGTGTATCGCCATCAATAATAACGATTTAATTCAGCTTGATCAAACGATCAATCCTTCCAATACATTATTAATAATCGATTCGTCCTTAAAACAAGGGATTCAGCCGACCGCTTATTCAGCTATTTTGGCCGGATTGTATCAATGGAAATATGCATGGACGTATAACGACATTGAAACCTACTTATCAACCTATGACCCCTCTTTCAAGCGCTCTGACGGCATGGGGTTTTCCCAATTCAAAGCCTATAAAGAGCGAATTTTCAACAAAGAAGAGACCAAAACCATCGCCATGGATCATTTAAATATTATCCCTTATCCCGGTGATAAGCGTAATCTTTTTTGGGTGACGTTTAATCAGCTCTACATCAGTGACAGTCATAAATCTGAAGGAGAAAAATCGCTTTTAGTCCGATTGAATGCCAATCAAACGATCTCGATTCTAACGGAAGAATAA
- the hslV gene encoding ATP-dependent protease subunit HslV, translating to MFDATTILAFKGKNKAVIGGDGQVTFGQTVLKNNATKIRTLYNGEVLAGFAGSTADAFNLFDMFEEHLTQRKGELIKAVIDFSKAWRKDKVLRRLEAMMIVLNQKHIFILTGNGDVVEPEDGEIAAIGSGGSYAISAARALKKHTTLDEETLVKESLAVAADLCIYTNHNIKTLSLG from the coding sequence ATGTTCGATGCTACGACCATACTCGCTTTCAAAGGGAAGAATAAAGCCGTTATCGGTGGAGATGGTCAGGTAACATTCGGGCAAACCGTTCTCAAAAACAACGCAACCAAAATCAGAACTCTCTATAACGGAGAGGTCTTGGCCGGTTTCGCAGGTTCAACAGCCGATGCATTTAACCTTTTTGATATGTTCGAAGAGCATTTGACTCAACGCAAAGGCGAACTTATCAAAGCGGTTATCGATTTTTCAAAAGCATGGCGAAAAGACAAAGTCCTGCGCCGTTTGGAAGCGATGATGATTGTTCTCAATCAAAAACATATTTTTATCCTTACCGGAAACGGGGATGTCGTCGAACCGGAAGACGGTGAAATCGCCGCTATCGGAAGTGGCGGAAGCTATGCAATTTCCGCCGCACGAGCACTCAAAAAACATACAACTTTGGATGAAGAGACGCTGGTCAAAGAGAGCCTTGCCGTTGCCGCAGATTTATGTATCTACACGAATCACAATATCAAAACACTAAGCCTCGGATAA
- the hslU gene encoding HslU--HslV peptidase ATPase subunit — MNMIPQEIVDYLDQHIIGQNNAKKTIALALRTRYRRLRLDPPLQDEIMPKNILMIGSTGVGKTEIARRLAKLMQLPFIKVEASKYTEVGFVGRDVESMVRDLVMTSYSMVKAEHNENNKEAIEHYIVDILTHKLHPEVPHFPTEEEKARHEISKSELSKKIRNGGMDDRLVEIELSTGGIEFNDTNMPPEIARVQESFSKMFSVIGKEENKKEVSVAEAKEILRQEASEKLLNHDQIKREALKRTEEGGIIFLDEIDKIAVNSRSDGRNDPSKEGVQRDLLPIVEGSIVSTKFGSIKTDHILFIAAGAFHLTKPSDLIPELQGRFPLRVELEPLNEDALYLILTKPKNSLLEQYKALLATEEMQLSFDEAAIRAMARYAQRANEKTEDIGARRLHTVVEKVLEDISFNAHLHKNSAVTVTEAMVNTILLPLVEDEDLARYIL, encoded by the coding sequence ATGAATATGATACCACAAGAGATTGTCGATTATTTGGATCAACATATCATCGGGCAAAACAATGCCAAAAAAACAATAGCATTAGCTCTGCGTACCCGCTATCGGCGTCTTCGCCTTGATCCGCCCTTGCAAGATGAAATTATGCCGAAAAATATTTTGATGATCGGTTCTACCGGTGTGGGTAAAACGGAAATCGCCCGCCGCCTTGCAAAATTAATGCAATTGCCGTTTATTAAGGTAGAAGCGAGCAAGTATACCGAAGTAGGTTTTGTCGGCCGGGATGTCGAATCGATGGTTCGGGATTTGGTCATGACCTCGTATTCTATGGTGAAAGCCGAACATAATGAAAACAATAAAGAGGCGATTGAACACTATATTGTCGATATTCTAACCCATAAACTACATCCGGAAGTTCCTCATTTTCCAACAGAAGAAGAAAAAGCCAGACATGAAATTTCAAAGTCGGAGCTGAGCAAAAAAATCCGTAACGGCGGGATGGATGATCGACTAGTTGAAATCGAACTTTCCACGGGAGGGATTGAATTTAATGATACCAACATGCCCCCCGAAATTGCCCGTGTACAAGAATCATTTTCCAAAATGTTTTCTGTCATAGGAAAAGAGGAGAATAAAAAAGAGGTCTCTGTTGCAGAAGCAAAAGAGATTCTTCGTCAAGAAGCTTCTGAAAAGCTGCTCAACCATGACCAGATAAAACGTGAAGCGCTGAAACGTACCGAAGAGGGAGGAATCATATTCCTTGACGAAATCGATAAGATTGCGGTTAATTCACGAAGTGACGGACGAAATGACCCTAGCAAAGAGGGGGTTCAACGAGATTTGCTTCCGATTGTCGAGGGGAGTATCGTCTCAACAAAATTCGGCTCTATCAAAACCGATCATATCCTCTTCATCGCCGCAGGTGCCTTTCATCTGACCAAGCCGAGCGATCTTATCCCGGAATTGCAAGGGCGTTTTCCGCTTCGTGTCGAACTCGAACCACTTAACGAAGATGCCCTCTATTTGATTCTCACCAAACCAAAAAACTCGCTTCTGGAACAATACAAAGCATTGCTGGCAACAGAAGAGATGCAGCTATCTTTCGATGAAGCCGCTATACGCGCTATGGCGCGCTACGCCCAAAGAGCCAACGAAAAAACGGAAGATATAGGAGCCAGACGGCTTCATACCGTTGTTGAAAAAGTATTGGAAGATATCAGTTTTAACGCCCATTTACACAAAAATAGTGCCGTTACGGTCACCGAAGCGATGGTAAATACCATCCTTCTACCACTTGTTGAGGATGAAGACCTCGCACGTTATATCCTCTAA
- a CDS encoding flagellar protein FlaG codes for MEIFQTTAKMQQSQTVAPKQNVDVQSVQQMQKAQINQDKMAQNDTAQKSAKVQSQDEMEKLIDQLNQSLNPFNTTLKFGFDNTSDDFYVSVIETKSNRMLRRFPVEQAEQLLPKMQEVNGLLFDQKG; via the coding sequence ATGGAAATCTTCCAAACAACAGCAAAGATGCAACAAAGTCAAACTGTTGCTCCAAAACAAAATGTTGATGTTCAAAGTGTCCAGCAGATGCAAAAAGCTCAAATCAACCAAGATAAAATGGCTCAAAACGACACTGCGCAAAAATCGGCTAAAGTGCAATCTCAAGATGAGATGGAAAAATTGATCGACCAGCTTAATCAATCCCTAAATCCTTTTAATACCACATTAAAATTTGGTTTTGACAACACATCGGATGATTTTTATGTCTCTGTCATTGAAACCAAGAGCAACCGAATGCTAAGACGCTTTCCTGTTGAGCAAGCCGAACAGCTTTTACCGAAAATGCAAGAGGTAAACGGACTCCTTTTCGATCAAAAGGGATAA
- a CDS encoding M99 family carboxypeptidase catalytic domain-containing protein: MRFSFIFLFLMAASLYSAPFSLIKKETDTLNSPTLLVIGGIHGNEPGSYFAAAILSQYYQIKQGNLWVVPDLNRPSIQQNSRGINGDMNRKFSDIDPKDADFETVQDIQKIMTEKQVGLILNLHDGHGFYRKEHLNTIFNPNAWGQTCVIDQVSLEEDHPFGNLNDIASKVSKELNHGLIEDHHLFDVRNTNTRFDDEAMRQSLTYFAVSHNKPAFAIETSKNLPTLHHKVFYQLRAIECYMRLMGIEYERSFDLNIVSIQHLLQNNEHLTINNNIYLDLQNLKNSLSFIPLQSDGNEFKFSHPLGSIQKSKEQYDLFIGNQKISTLIPSYHTKEICSEPISIVVDGKTNYMPFATDFFATADFKVINKDSNTRVNIIGFTQKGIKDESNVTVGLKDLDSKYAIDNTNKSYRIEFYQKNRFCGMVLVHFN; this comes from the coding sequence ATGCGTTTTTCTTTCATTTTTTTGTTTTTAATGGCAGCTTCCCTATATTCTGCCCCTTTTTCACTCATAAAAAAAGAAACTGATACGCTCAATTCTCCGACATTGCTGGTCATCGGAGGGATTCACGGTAATGAACCGGGCAGCTATTTTGCGGCTGCAATACTATCGCAATATTATCAAATAAAACAGGGAAATCTATGGGTTGTCCCTGATCTCAATCGTCCCAGTATCCAGCAAAACAGCCGCGGTATCAACGGTGACATGAATCGAAAGTTTTCGGATATCGATCCGAAAGATGCCGATTTTGAAACCGTACAGGATATCCAAAAAATTATGACGGAAAAACAGGTCGGTCTCATTTTAAATCTTCACGACGGACACGGTTTTTACCGGAAAGAACATCTCAATACTATTTTCAATCCTAACGCATGGGGACAGACCTGTGTGATCGATCAGGTTTCTCTTGAAGAAGATCACCCTTTCGGTAATTTAAACGACATAGCATCCAAAGTCAGCAAGGAGCTAAATCACGGTTTGATTGAAGACCATCATCTGTTTGACGTGCGCAATACCAATACCCGTTTTGACGATGAAGCGATGAGACAGTCGTTGACCTATTTTGCCGTTTCACACAACAAGCCCGCCTTTGCCATCGAAACCAGTAAAAACTTGCCGACCTTGCACCATAAAGTTTTTTACCAGCTTCGTGCTATTGAATGTTATATGAGACTTATGGGTATAGAGTATGAGCGCTCTTTTGATTTAAACATAGTTTCAATTCAACATTTACTTCAAAACAATGAACACTTAACAATAAATAATAATATATATTTAGATTTGCAAAATTTAAAAAACAGTTTAAGTTTTATTCCGCTACAATCAGACGGGAATGAGTTTAAGTTTAGCCATCCATTAGGGAGCATTCAAAAAAGCAAAGAGCAATACGATCTTTTTATCGGCAATCAGAAAATAAGTACTCTGATACCGAGTTATCACACAAAAGAAATTTGTTCAGAGCCGATTTCTATCGTAGTCGATGGAAAAACGAACTACATGCCGTTTGCTACAGATTTTTTTGCAACTGCCGATTTTAAGGTCATTAACAAAGATTCTAATACACGGGTTAATATTATCGGCTTTACCCAAAAAGGGATAAAGGATGAAAGTAACGTGACGGTAGGATTGAAAGATTTAGATTCAAAATACGCTATTGATAATACCAACAAGAGTTATCGTATAGAGTTTTACCAGAAAAACCGCTTTTGCGGGATGGTTCTTGTACATTTTAATTAG
- the rplI gene encoding 50S ribosomal protein L9 yields MKVLLTKDVKGVGKAGEIKDVADGYGKNFLIGKGLALAATNEVLKKYESEQKKKAANEAAEIERLNAIKAQLADIKVVITKKLGNTGHLFGAVTKDEIADALKAQHNIEIDKKELDAKHGIKTTGMHDLDLKLGHGIHATLHLEIKGE; encoded by the coding sequence ATGAAAGTATTATTGACAAAAGATGTCAAAGGTGTCGGCAAAGCCGGTGAAATCAAAGACGTCGCCGACGGATACGGTAAAAACTTTTTGATCGGTAAGGGGCTTGCCCTTGCCGCAACCAACGAAGTTTTAAAGAAATACGAGTCGGAACAAAAGAAAAAAGCGGCCAACGAAGCTGCTGAAATAGAGCGGCTTAATGCGATCAAAGCACAGCTTGCCGATATTAAAGTCGTTATTACCAAAAAACTCGGAAATACAGGTCATCTTTTCGGTGCCGTAACCAAAGACGAGATTGCCGATGCGTTAAAAGCACAGCATAATATTGAAATCGATAAGAAAGAGCTCGATGCGAAACACGGTATCAAAACGACCGGTATGCATGATCTTGATCTTAAACTCGGCCACGGTATCCACGCCACTCTCCATTTAGAAATTAAAGGGGAATAA
- the mshL gene encoding pilus (MSHA type) biogenesis protein MshL, which produces MTSAIKHHARTFILSVATAALLSPALQADCTYELFNISSAKGTSVGDFIDQLSDECGMSVIVADSEAEKILSKQMNKTFLKNLTINEVLDLIIKENNLQYTLQNNVLKISYLTTKTYNIDYIISQRIGTGSANITLSSNTTTSTSSGSGSASGSGSASGSGSASGSGGKASSESGIKITSSDEVQFWETLDKELESVLNRPEDTYKATIPMINKNAGLITVTATNSQMKRLDTYLDDLQKKMQTQVLIDVKMYSVIFSDASSTGIDWSQLYALQNIDLTFDYVNSKDVGKFTSTNLNTGTSFDEYGTDSVGRTGASVFRLGAKGSLNEVIKFLKTQGDVYSISNPKILTLNNQPALITAGTELFYKTKSSTSTTAASTTTSENEIVSSVFSGVLLDITPEISKDGSITLRINPSISETASVINSSNEQRSMPPDLSRRQMSSVISVQDGSRVILGGLINTKNVNDTNKVPLLGDIPVLGYLFKKEGLNKKTEEIVIIIEPHIIKKEQNSLSLGDLGYTHIGKQIEEDTKPESK; this is translated from the coding sequence ATGACATCTGCTATTAAACACCATGCACGAACGTTTATATTATCCGTTGCCACGGCTGCCCTTCTATCACCTGCCCTGCAGGCAGATTGTACCTATGAGCTTTTCAATATTTCTTCCGCAAAAGGGACAAGTGTCGGCGATTTTATCGACCAACTCAGCGATGAATGCGGAATGAGTGTTATCGTCGCTGATTCTGAAGCAGAAAAAATACTTTCAAAACAAATGAATAAAACATTTTTAAAAAATTTAACGATTAATGAAGTTCTTGATCTGATTATCAAAGAAAACAATCTCCAATATACGTTGCAAAACAACGTTCTTAAAATATCTTATCTTACGACTAAAACATACAACATCGACTACATTATTTCTCAACGAATCGGGACGGGAAGCGCCAATATCACACTCAGTTCAAATACGACCACATCCACGTCGTCCGGTTCCGGTAGCGCAAGCGGTTCCGGTAGTGCAAGCGGTTCCGGTAGTGCAAGCGGTTCCGGTGGAAAAGCTTCTTCCGAATCAGGAATAAAAATTACCTCCAGCGATGAAGTTCAGTTCTGGGAAACATTGGACAAAGAGCTAGAAAGTGTCCTTAACCGACCGGAAGATACCTATAAAGCCACGATTCCGATGATCAATAAAAATGCCGGTTTGATTACCGTAACCGCCACTAATTCTCAAATGAAACGGCTGGATACTTATCTTGATGATCTGCAAAAGAAAATGCAGACGCAAGTACTGATCGATGTTAAAATGTACAGTGTTATTTTTTCGGACGCTTCATCAACCGGTATTGATTGGTCACAACTCTACGCTTTACAAAATATTGATTTAACCTTTGATTATGTAAATTCAAAAGATGTCGGTAAATTTACTTCAACAAATTTAAATACAGGCACTTCATTCGACGAATACGGAACGGATTCTGTAGGTCGGACAGGTGCAAGTGTTTTCAGATTAGGTGCAAAAGGCAGCTTAAATGAAGTTATTAAATTTCTCAAAACTCAGGGAGATGTTTACTCCATATCGAACCCTAAAATCTTAACGCTCAACAATCAACCGGCTCTTATTACGGCCGGAACGGAACTTTTTTATAAAACCAAAAGCTCAACTTCGACGACCGCCGCATCCACAACCACGTCCGAGAATGAAATCGTCAGCTCCGTTTTTTCCGGTGTTCTTCTGGATATCACCCCTGAAATTTCTAAAGACGGAAGCATTACCCTTAGAATTAACCCTTCTATTTCCGAAACAGCCAGTGTCATCAATTCAAGCAATGAACAGCGTTCGATGCCGCCCGATTTAAGCCGCCGACAAATGTCATCCGTTATCAGCGTACAAGACGGAAGCCGGGTTATTCTGGGTGGGCTTATCAATACCAAAAACGTAAATGATACCAATAAAGTTCCTCTGTTGGGGGATATCCCCGTTTTGGGCTACCTTTTTAAAAAAGAAGGGCTAAATAAAAAAACAGAAGAAATTGTCATTATTATCGAACCGCATATCATTAAAAAAGAGCAGAATTCTCTCAGTTTGGGAGATTTAGGCTATACACATATCGGAAAACAAATCGAAGAAGATACAAAGCCTGAAAGCAAGTAA
- the era gene encoding GTPase Era, with protein sequence MNKAGFVALVGRPNAGKSTLMNWILGEKIALVSQKANATRKRSNAIVMHNDDQIIFVDTPGLHQAEKLLNQYMLEEALKAIGDCDLVVYLAPASDKTIHYEKFLEINADKRKHIIVLSKIDQISQADLLKKIGEYNRFSDHFLALIPMSVNKNVGKKDLLDTIVKHLDESPYLYDPENITTEMVRDIYKEFIREAIFDNISDEIPYESDVIIDKIDEDAPVEHIRATIIVEKDSQKGIIIGKGGAAIKRIGQNAREKIERLASKPVYLELFVSVKKGWTTDKKFLSDLGYEW encoded by the coding sequence ATGAATAAAGCAGGATTTGTCGCTCTCGTCGGACGGCCAAATGCAGGGAAAAGTACCCTTATGAACTGGATACTGGGTGAAAAAATCGCCCTTGTCAGCCAGAAAGCCAATGCGACCCGAAAGCGTTCCAATGCGATCGTCATGCATAATGATGATCAAATCATCTTTGTCGATACCCCCGGATTACACCAGGCCGAAAAATTACTGAATCAATATATGCTCGAAGAGGCGCTAAAAGCGATCGGAGATTGTGACCTTGTCGTTTATCTCGCTCCCGCATCGGACAAAACAATCCATTATGAGAAATTTTTGGAAATCAACGCCGATAAACGCAAACATATTATCGTTTTAAGTAAAATTGATCAAATTTCTCAAGCTGATTTACTCAAAAAAATCGGTGAATATAACCGTTTCAGTGACCACTTTCTGGCACTCATTCCGATGTCTGTCAATAAAAACGTCGGAAAAAAAGATTTGCTCGATACTATCGTCAAACATCTCGATGAGTCCCCCTATCTTTATGACCCCGAAAACATTACAACCGAAATGGTGCGCGATATCTATAAAGAGTTTATACGAGAAGCAATTTTTGATAATATCAGCGATGAAATTCCTTATGAATCGGATGTCATTATCGATAAAATCGATGAAGATGCGCCCGTTGAGCATATACGTGCTACGATAATAGTCGAAAAAGATTCTCAAAAGGGGATAATTATCGGTAAAGGGGGAGCGGCGATCAAACGGATCGGACAAAACGCCCGTGAAAAAATCGAACGCTTAGCTTCCAAACCGGTCTACCTAGAGTTATTTGTCTCGGTCAAAAAAGGGTGGACTACCGACAAAAAATTTCTGAGTGATTTGGGATACGAATGGTAA
- a CDS encoding ferredoxin-thioredoxin reductase catalytic domain-containing protein — protein sequence MSIIKIDMNSEEFQAELEKTVKFTDKVISQFNWAYNPQEEINEGVQLGLARNKMMYGKRFCPCYMVEEVDGKYQSTDNRLCPCTTAIEKEIPEEGVCHCQIFCTPEFASAKRMEMGIEEVTHQHSRGLTKEECEMLLTKSDIDSDELTSLFEARELGMVKFKVVDVREWMEWKMGRIAGADVLVPTSSFFQTLNESKLEKDEHIIVYCHVGSRSAHCQRILHDMGYTKVSNLAHGIVGYSGQIVRG from the coding sequence ATGAGCATCATTAAAATCGATATGAATTCCGAGGAGTTCCAAGCGGAACTCGAAAAAACTGTAAAGTTTACCGATAAAGTCATCAGCCAGTTCAATTGGGCCTATAATCCTCAAGAGGAAATTAATGAGGGTGTACAACTCGGACTTGCCCGCAATAAAATGATGTACGGCAAACGTTTTTGCCCTTGTTATATGGTTGAGGAAGTAGACGGCAAATATCAAAGTACCGACAACAGACTTTGTCCGTGTACAACGGCTATTGAAAAAGAGATACCCGAAGAAGGTGTATGCCATTGTCAAATTTTCTGTACACCGGAATTTGCATCAGCCAAACGTATGGAAATGGGAATCGAAGAAGTCACCCATCAGCATTCTCGCGGCTTGACAAAAGAAGAGTGCGAAATGCTCTTGACCAAAAGCGATATCGACAGCGACGAACTTACATCTTTGTTTGAAGCGCGTGAACTCGGTATGGTTAAATTCAAAGTGGTCGACGTTCGTGAATGGATGGAGTGGAAAATGGGACGTATCGCCGGTGCCGACGTACTTGTTCCGACCAGCAGTTTCTTCCAAACGTTGAATGAATCTAAATTGGAAAAAGATGAGCACATTATCGTCTACTGTCATGTCGGAAGCCGAAGTGCACACTGTCAACGTATTTTGCACGATATGGGATACACCAAAGTTTCCAATCTTGCACACGGTATTGTCGGCTACAGCGGCCAAATTGTTCGCGGATAA
- a CDS encoding argininosuccinate synthase, producing MKKEVKKVVLAYSGGLDTSVILKWLQDEYNCEVVTFTADIGQGEEVEPARAKAISLGIKPENIYIEDLREEFVRDYVFPMFRANAIYEGEYLLGTSIARPLIAKRQAEIARITGADAVSHGATGKGNDQVRFEMGYLGQNSALTIIAPWREWDLNSREKLLAYAAEHGIKIEMSGKKSPYSMDANLLHISYEGGILEDPAAEPEESMWRWTVSPQNAPDEPEYIEIGYEKGDPVSLNGKALSPAVMLEQLNIIAGRHGIGRADIVENRFVGMKSRGCYETPGGTIMIKAHRAIESLTLDREEAHLKDELMPRYAKLIYNGFWFAPEREMLQAAIDKTQQNVRGTVRLKLYKGNVMVVGRSSDLSLFNPEYCTFEEDSVYDQKDAGGFIKLNALRFIIAGKARKNK from the coding sequence ATGAAAAAAGAGGTTAAAAAAGTTGTTCTCGCCTATTCCGGCGGATTGGATACGAGTGTTATTTTAAAATGGCTCCAAGATGAATACAACTGTGAAGTTGTTACTTTTACCGCGGATATCGGTCAAGGTGAAGAGGTAGAACCGGCTCGTGCCAAAGCAATCAGTCTCGGAATCAAACCTGAAAACATCTATATTGAAGATCTTCGTGAAGAATTTGTGCGTGACTATGTCTTCCCGATGTTCCGTGCCAATGCGATTTATGAAGGGGAGTATCTGCTAGGTACATCGATTGCCCGTCCTTTGATCGCAAAACGTCAAGCAGAAATCGCCCGTATCACCGGTGCCGATGCCGTCAGTCACGGTGCTACCGGAAAAGGGAACGACCAAGTACGTTTTGAAATGGGATACCTTGGTCAAAACAGCGCCCTAACCATCATCGCTCCATGGCGCGAATGGGATCTAAACTCCCGTGAAAAGCTCCTTGCTTACGCTGCGGAACACGGCATTAAAATTGAAATGAGCGGAAAGAAATCACCGTACTCGATGGATGCAAACCTGCTTCATATCTCGTATGAAGGAGGGATTTTAGAAGATCCTGCCGCTGAGCCTGAAGAGAGCATGTGGCGTTGGACGGTATCCCCTCAAAATGCACCCGATGAGCCTGAATACATCGAAATCGGGTATGAAAAAGGGGACCCTGTCAGCCTGAACGGAAAAGCCCTCTCACCGGCTGTTATGCTAGAGCAACTCAATATCATTGCAGGACGCCATGGAATCGGCCGTGCCGATATCGTTGAAAACCGCTTTGTCGGAATGAAAAGCCGCGGCTGTTACGAAACTCCGGGCGGAACTATCATGATTAAAGCGCACCGTGCGATCGAATCATTGACGCTCGACCGTGAAGAAGCACACCTAAAAGATGAGTTGATGCCGCGCTACGCAAAACTTATCTACAACGGATTTTGGTTTGCACCGGAACGTGAAATGCTTCAAGCGGCTATCGATAAGACCCAGCAGAATGTTCGCGGTACCGTACGATTGAAACTCTATAAAGGGAATGTAATGGTTGTCGGACGAAGCTCCGATCTTTCACTCTTCAATCCTGAATACTGCACTTTTGAAGAAGATTCTGTTTACGACCAAAAAGATGCCGGCGGATTTATCAAACTGAACGCTCTTCGCTTTATCATTGCCGGAAAAGCACGAAAAAATAAATAA